ACTCCGGTCTTCTGATGCACCGCCAGCCGGGTCAGCTCCTGCAGTGCGTCGAGAACCTCTCCCCCACGGCCGACCAACTTGTTGAGGTCATCGCTGCCGTCGATGCTCACGACGGCCCGGTTGCCCTCGACATCCAGGTCGATGTCGCCGTCGAAATCCAGTAGATCCAACAGCTCTTCCAGGTAGTCGCCGGCAATCTCACCCTCGGCTACCAGACGCTCTTCCAGGTCGTCACCCTCGCCGACGGATTCCGCTGGGGAGTCGGTCTGCTCGTCTTGGGTGTCGGTGTCGAGTTCGGTGGTGTCCGCTTCCGTCATCGCTTTCTTTCCCCTCATCCAGGAATTGGTGGTCACACGGCGTTACGCCGCGAGGTCTTCCTCGGTACTACTCGGCCCGCCCGGCGGCGTAGGACTCAGCTGGTCCGCGGGCGGCAGCCCTATCGTTTGCGCTTCTTCGGCCGTGCTCCCGGCCGCGGTGCACGACCCGGACCGCTGCTGTTGCGCGCGGCCGGATTCGGCTTGGTGGACTGGCTGGGCGAGGATTCCTCGGCATCGGCAGACCCCGACTCGGCCGTCGGATCGCTCTCCGCGACCGGCGTCGACTTGGCCGAGCGGATGGGTTTGGCGCCCGGGGCGGGCGCGTTGGCCGCCCGACGTTCGAGCACTTCCTGCTTCTTCGCCTCGTCCTCTTTCTCGATCATCCCGAACACGTAGTGCTGCTGACCGAACGTCCAGATGTTGTTGGAGAACCAGTACAAGATGATGGCCAGCGGCATCGGGAAGAAGATCGGACCGATCAATACGCCGAGCGGAAACACGTAGAGCGCCAGCTTGTTCATCATCGCCGTCTGGGGGTTGGCCGCCGCCTCCGCGCTCTGCCGTGCCACCGACGCACGGCTGTTGAGGTAAGTGGCGATACCGGCCAGGATCATCACCGGCAGGCTCACCGCAATCAACATGCCCCGGTCGAAGTGGCTGAACGCGTCCAGCCCGGTGGTCTGCCTGATTGCCGCCCCGATCGGCGCCCCGAACAGGTTGGCGTCCAGGAAGTTCCCCACGTCCTTGGCGCTGAACACGTAGTTACCCAGACTCCGGTTCTGCTCCACCGACAGCCCCATCCGCCCGATGCCCGACTGGGTCCGGTTGAACGACATCAGCACGTGGTAGAGACCGATGAACACCGGCAACTGGGCCAGCATCGGCAGGCAGCCCAGGATCGGGTTGAACCCGTGCTCGCGCTGCAGCTTCTGCATCTCCATCGCCATCCGCTGCCGGTCC
The nucleotide sequence above comes from Mycobacterium kiyosense. Encoded proteins:
- the yidC gene encoding membrane protein insertase YidC is translated as MFDFFSLDFVYYPVSAIMWVWYKAFAFLLGPKNFFAWALSVMFLVFTLRALLYKPFVKQIRTTRQMQELQPQIKALQKKYGKDRQRMAMEMQKLQREHGFNPILGCLPMLAQLPVFIGLYHVLMSFNRTQSGIGRMGLSVEQNRSLGNYVFSAKDVGNFLDANLFGAPIGAAIRQTTGLDAFSHFDRGMLIAVSLPVMILAGIATYLNSRASVARQSAEAAANPQTAMMNKLALYVFPLGVLIGPIFFPMPLAIILYWFSNNIWTFGQQHYVFGMIEKEDEAKKQEVLERRAANAPAPGAKPIRSAKSTPVAESDPTAESGSADAEESSPSQSTKPNPAARNSSGPGRAPRPGARPKKRKR